A portion of the Micromonospora tarapacensis genome contains these proteins:
- a CDS encoding coiled-coil domain-containing protein, translating into MTAPLRRWMTPVVAVFAAFAVFAGPLPATAAPNNPKPAEHDDDPPMLNELIETTNRDYSKAKSKLEKSKKRQLQLAVEVRRAQADLDELSPQVAEIATQSYRTGRVGAIVMLLQSNAPDSFIDRASALDELNLVNDKKLSEVNEVKLRAEQAKLALDAEVREQQKLTNDMARKKSEAEKSLRLVGGVGLTGGLVDATSPVARVGPNRASDGGWKSESCSQNDPTTSGCITPRTLHMYKEVKRVGFNRFVGCFRPGDRFEHPKGRACDWSLQNSGFRPWHNNDTRIYGNNLAAFLVRNADRLGVYYVIWNRQIWFPATGWSSYSGPSNHTDHVHVSLL; encoded by the coding sequence GCCGCGTTCGCCGTGTTCGCCGGCCCGTTGCCGGCGACAGCCGCGCCGAACAACCCGAAACCGGCCGAGCACGACGACGACCCGCCGATGCTCAACGAGCTGATCGAGACGACCAACCGGGACTACTCCAAGGCAAAGTCCAAGCTGGAGAAGTCCAAGAAGCGGCAGCTCCAGCTGGCGGTGGAGGTCCGCCGGGCCCAGGCGGATCTCGACGAGCTCTCCCCGCAGGTCGCAGAGATCGCCACCCAGTCGTACCGGACCGGCCGGGTCGGCGCGATCGTCATGCTGCTGCAGAGCAACGCCCCCGACTCGTTCATCGACCGCGCCTCCGCGCTGGACGAGCTGAACCTGGTCAACGACAAGAAGTTGAGCGAGGTCAACGAGGTCAAGCTCCGCGCCGAGCAGGCCAAGCTCGCGCTCGACGCCGAGGTACGCGAGCAGCAGAAGCTGACCAACGACATGGCGCGCAAGAAGTCGGAGGCGGAGAAGTCGCTCCGGCTGGTCGGTGGGGTCGGCCTCACCGGCGGTCTGGTGGACGCCACCTCCCCGGTGGCCCGCGTCGGACCGAACCGGGCGTCGGACGGCGGCTGGAAGTCCGAGTCGTGCAGCCAGAACGACCCGACCACGTCGGGGTGCATCACGCCGCGGACGCTGCACATGTACAAGGAGGTCAAGCGGGTCGGCTTCAACCGGTTCGTCGGCTGCTTCCGGCCCGGCGACAGGTTCGAGCACCCCAAGGGCCGGGCCTGTGACTGGTCGTTGCAGAACAGCGGCTTCCGCCCCTGGCACAACAACGACACCCGGATCTACGGCAACAACCTGGCGGCATTCCTGGTCCGCAACGCCGACCGGCTGGGCGTCTACTACGTGATCTGGAACCGGCAGATCTGGTTCCCGGCAACGGGGTGGAGTTCCTACAGCGGCCCGTCGAACCACACGGACCACGTCCACGTCTCGCTGCTCTGA